The Streptomyces sp. HUAS CB01 genome has a segment encoding these proteins:
- the proC gene encoding pyrroline-5-carboxylate reductase produces the protein MTQTVAVLGTGKIGEALLSGMIRAGWPASALLVTTRRADRAEELRTRYGVEAVTNAEAAKRADTLILAVKPQDMNRLLDELAPHVSADRLVISAAAGITTATIESRLAGNTPVVRVMPNTPVLVDEGMSVISGGSHATAEHLAHTEEIFGGVGKTLRVPESQQDAATALSGSGPAYFYFLVEAMTDAGILLGLPRAQAHDLIVQAAIGAAVMLRDSGEHPVKLREAVTSPAGTTINAIRELENHGVRAALIAALEAARDRSRELASGNG, from the coding sequence ATGACCCAGACAGTCGCAGTCCTCGGCACCGGCAAGATCGGCGAGGCCCTGCTCAGCGGCATGATCCGGGCCGGCTGGCCCGCCTCCGCCCTGCTGGTCACCACCCGCCGGGCGGACCGCGCGGAGGAGCTCCGCACCCGTTACGGGGTGGAAGCCGTCACCAACGCGGAGGCCGCCAAGCGGGCCGACACCCTCATCCTCGCCGTCAAGCCCCAGGACATGAACAGGCTTCTCGACGAGCTCGCCCCCCATGTCTCGGCGGACCGCCTCGTGATCAGCGCGGCCGCCGGTATCACCACCGCCACGATCGAGAGCCGGCTCGCCGGCAACACCCCCGTCGTCCGTGTCATGCCCAACACCCCCGTCCTCGTCGACGAGGGCATGTCCGTGATCTCGGGCGGCAGCCACGCCACCGCCGAGCACCTGGCCCACACCGAGGAGATCTTCGGCGGAGTCGGCAAGACCCTTCGCGTCCCCGAGTCCCAGCAGGACGCCGCCACCGCCCTCTCCGGCTCCGGCCCCGCCTACTTCTACTTCCTCGTCGAGGCCATGACGGACGCCGGCATCCTCCTCGGCCTGCCCCGGGCGCAGGCCCACGATCTGATCGTCCAGGCCGCCATCGGCGCGGCGGTGATGCTGCGCGACTCCGGGGAGCACCCGGTCAAGCTCCGCGAGGCCGTGACCTCCCCTGCGGGGACCACCATCAACGCCATCCGCGAACTCGAGAACCACGGAGTCCGCGCCGCCCTCATCGCCGCGCTCGAAGCGGCCCGGGACCGCAGCCGCGAACTCGCCTCCGGCAACGGCTGA
- a CDS encoding ABC transporter permease, translating to MNAQPTPPTVPATLAAPRRALSLSRTLATAARVLRQLRHDPRSIALMLLVPCLMLFLLRYVFDGSPQTFDAIGASLLGIFPLITMFLITSIATLRERTSGTLERLLAMPLGKADLIAGYALAFGLLAVVQSALATGLAVWFLGLDVVGSAWLLLLVALLDALLGTALGLFVSAFAASEFQAVQFMPAVIFPQLLLCGLFTARDNMHPVLEGFSNVLPMSYAVDGMNEVLRHTDVTADFLRDVLVVSACALLVLSLGAATLRRRTA from the coding sequence ATGAACGCCCAGCCGACACCCCCGACCGTGCCCGCCACCCTGGCGGCTCCGCGACGCGCGCTCTCCCTGTCCCGCACCCTTGCCACCGCGGCCCGGGTCCTGCGGCAGCTGCGGCACGATCCCCGCTCGATCGCCCTGATGCTGCTGGTGCCGTGCCTGATGCTCTTCCTGCTGCGCTACGTCTTCGACGGCAGCCCGCAGACCTTCGACGCCATCGGCGCCTCGCTGCTCGGTATCTTCCCGCTGATCACGATGTTCCTGATCACCTCCATCGCCACACTGCGCGAGCGCACCTCCGGCACCCTCGAACGCCTGCTCGCCATGCCACTCGGGAAGGCCGACCTCATCGCCGGCTACGCCCTGGCCTTCGGCCTGCTGGCCGTCGTCCAGTCCGCCCTCGCGACCGGGCTCGCGGTCTGGTTCCTCGGCCTGGACGTCGTCGGCTCCGCCTGGCTGCTGCTCCTGGTCGCCCTGCTGGACGCCCTGCTCGGCACGGCCCTCGGCCTGTTCGTCTCCGCCTTCGCCGCGTCCGAGTTCCAGGCGGTCCAGTTCATGCCGGCCGTGATCTTCCCCCAGCTCCTCCTCTGCGGCCTCTTCACCGCCCGTGACAACATGCATCCCGTCCTCGAGGGCTTCTCGAACGTGCTGCCCATGTCGTACGCCGTCGACGGCATGAACGAGGTCCTCCGTCACACCGACGTCACCGCCGACTTCCTCCGCGACGTCCTCGTCGTCTCCGCCTGCGCCCTCCTCGTGCTCTCCCTGGGCGCGGCCACCCTCCGCCGCCGTACCGCGTGA
- a CDS encoding ABC transporter ATP-binding protein, with protein sequence MNNPSEGTPAPAVHARALTVVRGSRTVLRNLDFDVPPGQITGLLGPSGCGKSTLMRAVVGTQARVTGTLDVLGRPAGHAALRSRIGYVTQAPSVYDDLTVRQNLDYFAAVLDPGRAAAERRRRHVSQALTDVDLAAHAGSLAGRLSGGQRSRVSLAVALLGTPELLVLDEPTVGLDPVLRRDLWDLFHRIAAERGTTILVSSHVMDEAERCHRLLLLRDGELLADDTPDALRRRNDTATVEDAFLHLVDTANALQETAR encoded by the coding sequence ATGAATAATCCGTCGGAGGGCACTCCGGCACCGGCCGTCCACGCGCGCGCCCTCACCGTCGTGCGCGGCTCCCGCACCGTCCTGCGCAACCTCGACTTCGACGTGCCGCCCGGCCAGATCACCGGACTCCTCGGCCCCTCGGGCTGCGGCAAATCCACCCTCATGCGGGCCGTCGTCGGCACCCAGGCCCGGGTCACCGGCACCCTCGACGTCCTCGGCCGGCCCGCCGGGCACGCCGCACTGCGCTCCCGCATCGGCTACGTCACCCAGGCACCCTCCGTCTACGACGACCTGACCGTCCGCCAGAACCTGGACTACTTCGCCGCGGTGCTCGACCCCGGCCGCGCCGCCGCCGAACGCCGCCGGCGCCATGTCTCCCAGGCCCTCACGGACGTGGACCTCGCCGCGCACGCCGGCTCACTCGCGGGGAGGCTCTCCGGCGGTCAGCGCAGCCGCGTCTCCCTCGCCGTCGCCCTCCTCGGAACGCCCGAACTGCTCGTCCTCGACGAGCCCACCGTCGGTCTCGACCCCGTCCTGCGCCGTGACCTGTGGGACCTCTTCCACCGCATCGCCGCCGAACGCGGCACCACGATCCTCGTCTCCTCGCACGTCATGGACGAGGCCGAGCGCTGCCATCGGCTCCTCCTGCTGCGCGACGGCGAACTCCTCGCCGACGACACCCCCGACGCCCTCCGCCGCCGCAACGACACCGCCACCGTCGAGGACGCCTTCCTCCACCTCGTCGACACGGCCAACGCCCTCCAGGAGACCGCCCGATGA